Proteins encoded together in one [Chlorobium] sp. 445 window:
- a CDS encoding isocitrate dehydrogenase (NAD(+)) — MSHTITLLPGDGIGPEITHAVKRIIAATGVKIEWEEYLAGKAAVEKYGDPLPQAVLDSILRNKVALKGPLTTEVGKGFKSVNVQLRKTLNLYANLRPVKTLPGAGAKYEGVDIVVVRENTESLYAGIENEIAPGVIQASKVITREASTRIAKFAFEYARTHHRKKVSAIHKANIMKLADGLFLKCCQEVSQDYPELQYDEVIVDNCCMQLVLNPQRFDVMVLENLYGDIVSDLCAGLVGGLGVVPGANIGTEASVFEAVHGSAPDIAGKGIANPTAMLLSAVMMLQHINEHHAAERITSAIYRVMGEGKVRTPDLKGHATTEQYADELIKYII; from the coding sequence ATGTCGCACACCATCACACTTTTGCCTGGCGATGGCATCGGTCCTGAAATCACGCATGCTGTCAAGCGCATCATTGCTGCGACGGGCGTTAAAATTGAATGGGAAGAATATCTTGCTGGCAAAGCCGCAGTTGAAAAATATGGCGACCCGCTGCCGCAAGCAGTACTTGACTCAATTCTGCGCAATAAAGTTGCTCTGAAAGGACCGCTGACCACGGAAGTGGGAAAGGGCTTCAAGTCTGTCAATGTGCAACTGCGCAAAACGCTGAATCTTTACGCCAACTTGCGTCCTGTCAAGACACTGCCCGGTGCTGGCGCAAAGTATGAAGGGGTTGATATTGTCGTTGTGCGCGAAAATACTGAAAGCCTTTATGCCGGCATTGAGAATGAAATTGCTCCGGGCGTTATTCAAGCCTCGAAGGTGATTACACGCGAAGCCTCAACGCGCATTGCAAAATTTGCCTTTGAATACGCACGCACGCATCATCGCAAAAAAGTCAGCGCTATTCACAAAGCCAACATTATGAAACTTGCCGATGGGCTTTTTCTCAAATGCTGCCAAGAGGTTAGCCAAGATTATCCCGAGCTTCAATACGACGAAGTCATCGTAGACAATTGCTGCATGCAACTTGTACTCAATCCACAGCGTTTCGATGTCATGGTACTTGAAAATCTCTACGGCGATATTGTCTCGGATTTGTGCGCTGGACTTGTAGGTGGATTAGGTGTCGTGCCTGGCGCAAACATTGGCACCGAAGCCAGTGTCTTTGAGGCTGTGCATGGCTCTGCGCCCGACATTGCAGGTAAAGGTATCGCAAACCCAACAGCGATGCTGCTTTCAGCCGTCATGATGCTGCAACACATTAACGAACATCATGCAGCAGAACGCATTACCAGCGCAATTTATCGTGTGATGGGAGAAGGCAAAGTGCGCACGCCCGATCTCAAAGGCCATGCTACCACAGAGCAATACGCCGATGAACTGATTAAGTATATCATATAG
- a CDS encoding phosphoenolpyruvate carboxylase translates to MESSGIKVSVPQEALASAVDEFLQRDVKLLGNLLGQTLVEQESASFLELEEKVRLLCKEIRLEKKDNLRTELMRLLESLTVEEAGNLVRAFGTFFHLTNVADQVHQARRDTETLRQLADSGKEPVLEGSIYEVIERFKHSGISADDLQALLSKLSIEPTLTAHPTEAARQSVLLKRRNIASLLERLSQPNLTPNERNDTIDELAAIITALWQTDNVREGSLTVFEEVRNQLYYLENIFWDTLPKLYADLEKALSKFYPDYTFHIPPFLRIRSWTGGDRDGHPFVTHEVTRNTLRFLKSEVLKKYIASIEAAVIELSSSLNRVQVSAELKSSIARDEQAYGRNAIEAGWAGRNFNEPYRIKLRYISYRLSQTLASLDAEHMLTGAYHSEEEFLDDLRVVERSLIANKGKRIAEAQVRKLIRRLEVFGFSFFILDIRQHSSKHTQALDEIVSSLRLLPKRYSEMSEMEKRAWLSQEIQTRRPLVPYKLGFSEETNEVIRTFRQIRRSLESISRRAIDTYIISMTAEVSHVLEVMLFAKEAALIRHTDSDEFQSDLNIVPLFETISDLQHADDFMRQLFEMPVYQKQLRARSMLQEVMIGYSDSSKDGGLLASNWELYNAQIRLKACAERYGVKLKLFHGRGGTVGRGGGAPVHQAILAQPKGTIDGRIKLTEQGEIISSKYATPHIATRNLELTTTAVMIASLDAMHEPDPKPEWLHVMSEMSAAAFKAYRAFVYDNPRFAEYFYEATPIEIISEMKIGSRPSRRRGAGRIEDLRAIPWVFAWTQSRATLPSWLSVSDGFDAVLANGTPMTLLQEMYEDWRFFRTLIDSMQMSLSKCDIRVAEEYSKLVSDAALGREIFHAIETRFYHTIDLICKITSQQTLLENNPTLRRSLRAREPYIDPLSYIQVIAMKKYRSCDNEEMRKKLLAVLRDSVNSVAAGIRNTG, encoded by the coding sequence ATGGAGAGCAGCGGTATCAAGGTATCTGTCCCACAAGAAGCACTTGCCTCAGCGGTAGATGAGTTCTTGCAGCGCGATGTTAAACTGCTTGGCAATCTTCTCGGGCAAACACTTGTTGAGCAAGAAAGTGCCTCGTTTTTAGAGTTAGAAGAAAAGGTGCGTTTGCTTTGCAAGGAGATTCGCCTTGAGAAGAAAGACAATCTGCGCACTGAGCTGATGCGCCTTTTAGAATCTCTCACGGTCGAAGAAGCAGGCAACTTGGTGCGTGCATTCGGTACATTTTTTCATCTCACCAATGTGGCTGACCAAGTCCATCAAGCTCGTCGTGATACCGAAACACTCCGACAACTTGCTGACTCTGGTAAAGAACCTGTGCTTGAAGGTTCAATCTACGAGGTCATCGAACGCTTCAAGCACAGTGGCATCAGTGCCGATGACCTTCAAGCCCTGCTCTCTAAGCTCTCAATTGAGCCCACACTGACCGCACACCCTACTGAAGCCGCACGCCAAAGTGTACTGCTCAAACGCCGCAATATCGCTTCACTTTTGGAACGGCTCAGTCAACCTAATCTGACCCCCAATGAGCGCAATGACACGATTGATGAACTTGCTGCTATTATCACCGCACTGTGGCAAACCGACAATGTGCGTGAAGGTAGCCTGACCGTCTTTGAAGAAGTGCGTAACCAACTTTACTACTTAGAAAACATCTTTTGGGATACTTTACCTAAACTTTATGCCGACCTTGAAAAGGCGCTATCCAAATTTTATCCCGATTATACTTTTCACATTCCGCCCTTTTTGCGTATCCGCTCTTGGACAGGTGGCGACCGTGATGGTCATCCATTTGTCACGCATGAGGTAACGCGCAATACGCTGCGCTTTCTTAAATCGGAAGTCCTAAAGAAATACATTGCCAGTATTGAAGCAGCCGTAATTGAACTAAGCAGTTCACTCAACCGTGTTCAAGTCTCCGCAGAATTGAAGTCCTCTATTGCGCGCGATGAGCAGGCGTATGGACGCAACGCAATTGAAGCTGGTTGGGCTGGCAGAAACTTCAATGAGCCCTACCGCATTAAACTGCGCTATATCTCTTACAGGCTTTCTCAAACTCTCGCCTCTCTGGATGCTGAGCACATGCTGACAGGAGCGTATCACAGTGAGGAAGAATTTTTAGACGATTTGCGCGTTGTCGAGCGCAGCCTTATTGCAAACAAAGGTAAGCGCATTGCCGAGGCACAAGTGCGCAAACTGATTCGCCGTCTTGAAGTTTTCGGCTTTTCTTTCTTCATCCTTGACATTCGTCAACACAGCAGCAAGCACACTCAAGCACTCGATGAGATTGTCTCCAGCTTGCGCCTTTTGCCAAAGCGGTACTCAGAAATGAGCGAGATGGAAAAACGCGCATGGCTCTCGCAAGAGATTCAAACGCGCCGTCCACTTGTGCCTTACAAACTTGGCTTTTCTGAAGAGACCAATGAAGTGATACGCACGTTCCGTCAAATTCGCCGCTCGCTTGAATCTATTAGCCGCCGCGCAATTGATACTTACATCATCAGTATGACCGCAGAAGTTAGCCATGTCTTGGAAGTGATGCTCTTTGCTAAAGAAGCTGCCTTAATTCGCCACACTGATAGCGATGAATTCCAAAGCGACCTGAATATCGTGCCGCTCTTTGAGACGATTAGCGACCTGCAACACGCCGATGACTTCATGCGCCAACTCTTTGAGATGCCAGTCTACCAAAAACAACTGCGCGCACGCAGTATGCTACAAGAAGTCATGATTGGCTATTCAGACTCGAGTAAAGACGGTGGCTTGCTGGCTTCGAACTGGGAACTCTACAACGCCCAAATTCGCCTTAAAGCCTGCGCGGAACGCTACGGGGTTAAACTCAAACTGTTCCATGGACGTGGTGGCACTGTTGGGCGTGGTGGTGGTGCACCTGTTCATCAAGCTATTCTAGCGCAACCTAAAGGCACCATCGATGGCAGAATTAAACTCACTGAGCAAGGCGAAATCATATCCTCTAAATACGCTACGCCCCACATTGCGACACGCAATTTGGAACTTACCACCACCGCGGTCATGATTGCCTCCCTCGATGCCATGCATGAACCAGACCCTAAACCTGAGTGGCTGCATGTTATGTCAGAAATGTCCGCCGCCGCGTTTAAAGCCTACCGCGCCTTCGTCTATGACAATCCCCGCTTTGCAGAGTATTTCTATGAAGCCACACCAATTGAAATCATTAGCGAAATGAAAATTGGCTCTCGCCCCTCGCGCCGGCGTGGTGCAGGACGCATCGAAGATCTTCGTGCCATTCCTTGGGTCTTTGCTTGGACACAAAGCCGCGCAACTCTGCCCAGTTGGCTCAGCGTCAGCGATGGCTTCGACGCTGTACTTGCTAACGGAACACCCATGACCCTGCTTCAAGAAATGTATGAGGACTGGCGATTCTTCAGAACCCTGATTGATAGTATGCAAATGTCGCTTTCTAAGTGCGATATTCGCGTCGCAGAAGAATATTCCAAGCTCGTCAGCGATGCCGCTTTGGGCAGAGAAATTTTTCACGCTATTGAAACGCGCTTCTACCACACGATTGATCTTATCTGCAAAATCACCTCTCAGCAAACGCTTTTAGAAAACAACCCTACACTTCGTCGCTCACTGCGCGCCCGTGAGCCCTACATCGACCCACTGAGTTACATCCAAGTCATTGCCATGAAGAAATATCGCTCTTGCGACAACGAAGAGATGCGAAAAAAATTGCTTGCAGTTCTGCGTGATTCCGTCAATTCCGTTGCCGCAGGCATTCGCAATACAGGCTAA
- a CDS encoding ABC transporter permease — translation MLFDAFVWKMAWRDSRTHRRKLLFFMSSIVLGTAALVAITALGENLQRAVAQQAKSLLGADLQFESRQAFSPTLEHLLDSLGEHSREVSFSSMAYFTKSGNTRFSQVRALQGKFPYYGALITEPDSAAHSFRKGFQALVDEALMIQFGAEVSDTLKLGEAYFTIAGALKEVAGEAVVTALVGPRIYIPLETLADTKLIQYGSRATYKAYFKFPPEKDLTALTTLLRPTLEKEQVSLVTAESRQAALGRSVENLYRFLNLVGFIALLLGSVGVASAVNVYVKQKLGTIAVMRCLGASTAQTFFIYLIQAAVMGLIGSSLGAFLGIGVQLLLPSILGDFLPVKIEFAFSPKAMLQGLGIGLGMSLAFALLPLLRIRKISPLLVLRAAFEDTAVPKDALRWLVYLFISGCILLFSISQTVSLRTGWITGVFFALSIGASFGLLVLVAHLLMRATRTFFPSSWSYVWRQGLANLYRPNNQTLVLIVSLGLGTFLISTIYLSQITLLGEVSIVGMGKKQPNMVMFDIQPDQKEGVEELVQSFQMPVLQTIPVVTMRLYSLNGKELQRDTTISENSFLRAEFRATYRDSLLETEQLVAGHFFGKVHSPHDSVLISVSDFFAQSQGLKLGDELVFDVQGVLIKTYIGSIRRVDFRRVQPAFTLLFPDGVLNDAPQFYALVTRTPSTTVSAKVQQAVVQSFANVSIIDLELIISTIDKILDKISLVIRFMSLFSIVTGLTVLVGAVLTSRYQRMKESVLLRTLGASQKQVVQIMVVEYVFLGSFAAFSGFGLALLGSWALAYFVFETVFLPSIFPLVVGYFVVVGLIVLIGVLISRDVVTKPPLEILRLEAQ, via the coding sequence ATGCTCTTCGATGCATTTGTTTGGAAAATGGCGTGGCGCGATAGCCGCACACATCGTCGCAAGTTGCTGTTTTTTATGTCGTCCATTGTGCTGGGCACAGCCGCACTTGTTGCTATTACCGCACTTGGTGAAAACTTGCAACGCGCTGTTGCACAGCAAGCTAAATCGCTTTTAGGGGCAGACTTGCAATTTGAATCACGCCAAGCATTTTCTCCGACGCTCGAGCACCTTCTTGATTCACTTGGTGAGCATTCACGCGAAGTGAGCTTTTCATCTATGGCGTATTTCACCAAGAGCGGCAACACGCGTTTTTCTCAAGTGCGTGCGCTGCAGGGCAAATTTCCATACTATGGGGCGCTCATCACAGAACCCGACAGCGCCGCACATTCTTTTCGCAAGGGCTTTCAAGCGTTAGTCGATGAAGCCTTGATGATTCAGTTTGGCGCTGAGGTTAGCGACACACTCAAACTTGGCGAGGCTTATTTTACAATCGCTGGTGCCCTAAAAGAAGTCGCAGGTGAAGCAGTCGTAACTGCACTGGTTGGACCGCGCATCTACATTCCGCTTGAGACTTTAGCAGATACCAAACTCATTCAATATGGCAGCAGAGCAACCTACAAAGCTTATTTCAAATTTCCGCCCGAAAAAGATCTCACAGCTCTGACGACCCTGCTTCGTCCAACACTTGAAAAAGAGCAAGTCTCGCTTGTCACTGCCGAATCGCGTCAAGCTGCACTGGGTCGCTCAGTCGAAAATCTCTATCGGTTTCTAAATCTCGTGGGGTTTATTGCCCTTCTGCTCGGCAGCGTTGGTGTAGCCAGTGCTGTGAATGTTTATGTAAAGCAAAAACTCGGCACCATCGCTGTGATGCGCTGTCTGGGTGCAAGCACTGCACAAACCTTTTTTATTTACCTTATTCAAGCCGCTGTCATGGGACTGATTGGCTCCTCACTTGGTGCTTTTTTAGGGATTGGCGTGCAACTTCTTTTGCCCTCTATTCTGGGTGATTTTTTGCCCGTCAAAATTGAATTTGCCTTTTCACCTAAAGCCATGCTGCAAGGATTGGGCATTGGTCTTGGCATGTCGCTGGCATTTGCACTCTTACCTTTGCTTCGCATTCGCAAGATATCGCCACTGTTGGTATTGCGCGCGGCATTTGAAGATACTGCCGTCCCTAAAGATGCTTTACGCTGGCTTGTCTATCTTTTTATTTCGGGCTGCATTTTACTTTTCTCTATCTCACAGACCGTCTCACTGCGCACGGGTTGGATAACAGGTGTCTTTTTTGCCCTATCTATTGGCGCCTCATTTGGACTTCTTGTACTTGTCGCACATTTGCTTATGCGTGCAACACGCACGTTTTTTCCTTCTTCATGGAGTTATGTCTGGCGTCAAGGTTTAGCTAACCTTTATCGACCTAACAACCAAACTTTAGTTCTTATTGTATCGCTTGGACTTGGCACTTTTCTTATTTCCACTATTTATCTTTCCCAAATTACTTTGTTAGGCGAAGTTTCAATTGTTGGCATGGGTAAAAAACAGCCCAATATGGTCATGTTTGATATCCAGCCCGATCAAAAGGAGGGCGTAGAAGAACTTGTTCAATCCTTTCAGATGCCTGTTTTACAAACCATTCCTGTTGTTACCATGCGCCTTTACTCGCTCAACGGCAAGGAACTACAACGCGATACAACGATTTCAGAAAATTCTTTTTTACGCGCTGAATTTCGCGCTACCTACCGTGATTCACTACTTGAGACCGAGCAGTTAGTTGCAGGACACTTCTTTGGCAAAGTGCACTCGCCTCATGACTCTGTGCTGATTTCTGTATCTGATTTCTTCGCTCAAAGTCAAGGGCTGAAATTAGGTGATGAACTGGTCTTTGATGTCCAAGGTGTGCTCATCAAAACTTACATCGGGAGCATCCGCCGCGTGGATTTTCGTCGTGTCCAGCCTGCTTTTACGTTGCTTTTTCCTGATGGCGTGCTTAACGACGCTCCACAGTTTTATGCGCTTGTTACGCGCACGCCTTCCACTACAGTTTCCGCAAAAGTCCAGCAAGCCGTTGTGCAGTCTTTTGCTAATGTCTCAATCATTGACCTTGAGCTCATCATCAGTACTATTGATAAGATTCTCGACAAAATTTCTTTAGTGATTCGCTTTATGTCGCTTTTTAGCATTGTTACAGGCTTAACGGTGTTAGTTGGGGCAGTACTCACCAGCCGCTATCAGCGCATGAAGGAAAGTGTTTTACTGCGCACGCTTGGTGCAAGTCAGAAACAGGTTGTGCAGATTATGGTGGTCGAGTATGTGTTTTTAGGTAGCTTTGCAGCGTTCTCCGGCTTTGGACTTGCACTTCTTGGCAGTTGGGCACTAGCATATTTCGTCTTTGAGACGGTATTTTTGCCCTCGATCTTTCCCCTTGTTGTTGGCTATTTTGTGGTTGTCGGTCTTATCGTTCTTATTGGTGTTCTTATCAGTCGCGATGTGGTTACCAAGCCGCCGCTTGAAATTTTACGCCTTGAAGCTCAATAA
- a CDS encoding ABC transporter yields the protein MSTVLLAEHLTKTYRCGEGSLTVLNDVSFELNEGDSCAIVGPSGSGKTTLLGICAGLDRQTSGSITLCGTVLDVLSEDERARVRNQFVGFVFQSFQLIPTLTALENVMVPMELRGEKRARRDAIELLERVGLGHRLSHYPAQLSGGEQQRVAIARSFINRPKILFADEPTGNLDAETSEKIEQLLFELNHDKGTTLVVVTHNLELAQKTQRILRLKGGSVISDERLVHSAAPTSLDAS from the coding sequence ATGTCTACAGTTCTTCTTGCCGAACATTTAACGAAAACCTACCGCTGTGGTGAAGGGTCTCTTACCGTTCTAAATGATGTTTCATTCGAGCTCAATGAAGGTGATTCCTGCGCAATCGTAGGTCCTTCGGGCAGCGGCAAAACCACTCTGCTTGGCATTTGTGCTGGTCTTGACCGACAAACTTCTGGTTCAATTACGCTTTGTGGCACTGTGCTCGATGTGCTCAGTGAAGATGAGCGAGCGCGTGTGCGCAATCAATTTGTCGGCTTTGTCTTCCAAAGTTTTCAACTTATCCCTACACTGACAGCGCTAGAAAATGTGATGGTGCCGATGGAATTGCGTGGTGAAAAACGGGCGCGGCGCGATGCAATAGAGCTTCTGGAGCGCGTCGGCTTAGGGCATCGCCTCTCACACTACCCTGCGCAACTCTCTGGCGGTGAGCAGCAGCGTGTCGCCATTGCTCGCTCATTTATCAACCGTCCCAAAATCCTTTTTGCAGATGAACCGACAGGTAACCTTGATGCAGAGACCAGCGAAAAAATTGAGCAACTGCTCTTCGAACTCAACCATGATAAAGGCACAACGCTTGTTGTGGTAACACATAATCTCGAACTTGCCCAAAAAACGCAGCGCATTCTCCGCTTGAAAGGTGGCTCAGTCATTAGCGATGAACGCCTTGTGCACTCTGCAGCACCGACCAGTCTTGACGCTTCCTAA
- a CDS encoding preprotein translocase subunit SecG → MHIAHVIVVVAAMIVSILLILVVLLQSSKGSGLASAFGIGMGATQVLGVRRTADILSRTTTYLAVIFMLLCVAAEFTTRLGKEETPQESIIQKSAPKTAPTLPSLPSTGSLPKDEAPAAQPSDSGK, encoded by the coding sequence ATGCATATTGCGCATGTTATTGTCGTTGTAGCAGCAATGATTGTTTCAATCTTATTGATTTTGGTGGTACTCTTGCAAAGCAGCAAGGGTTCAGGCTTAGCTAGTGCTTTTGGCATTGGAATGGGGGCAACACAAGTGTTAGGGGTGCGCCGTACAGCCGACATTCTAAGCCGTACGACAACTTACCTTGCGGTTATTTTTATGTTGCTGTGTGTCGCGGCGGAATTTACGACACGCTTAGGCAAAGAAGAGACACCGCAGGAAAGTATCATTCAGAAGAGTGCGCCAAAGACAGCGCCAACGTTGCCCTCGCTGCCATCGACTGGGTCTTTACCAAAAGACGAGGCCCCTGCTGCGCAGCCAAGTGACTCTGGCAAGTAA